The nucleotide sequence ATGTTTTGCCCTAAAACCTCGGGGGCTCAACTAAGCTTTACACAACCCAGCCGCAGCTTATTCAAAAACAAGGGGCGTTTAGCGGACAGTTACCACAAGCAAAAAGGGAAAAAAAGGAGAGCAAGTGCTAAGAGACGGTGTCTAACCATCAGCCCAAGACGATTTTGTTTACTTGGTGGCCGTTTTGTTTTCGGGTTTGGCTGCTGGTGCCGTGGGTGTGGGGTTGCGTTTTAGCATTCTTTCTAGGGTTGGTCGCAGCTTTTCGGTTTCGGCTAGGATTTTTTCTTTGCCCAGCGCTTTTAGGTCTGCGTTTGTTTCGGTGATGACTTCGGCGTAGCGTATTCCTTCTGCGGCTGAGACGTATTCTACTCGGAACCGCTCGGGACTCATGCCCAGTTTGATGAGCATGTTTTTGAGGGCGTCGGTGCGGTCTTTCATTTTGTAGTTGCCGCTGATGTAGTGGCAGTCGTAGGGCAAGTGGCAGGCACCAACTAGCACCATGCCCGCGCCTAGCCTGAGCGCTTCTAAGATGAATTCTTTACCGACCCGTCCAGAGCACATAACACGAACAACCCTAACGTTCGCAGGGTACTCACACCTACTAATGCCTGCTAGGTCTGCACCCGCGTAACTGCACCAGTTGCAAAGGAAAGCCATGATTTTTTCTTCAGGTTTTTCTTCAAGCGCCGCTCGAACTTGAGCTAGGATCTGCGCGTCAGTAAAGTGCATCTGGGTTATGGCGTGCTGGGGGCATTCGGCTACGCAGGTTCCGCATCCATGGCAGCTGGCGGTGATGATTTGGGCGGGGGTTTTACCTTTTTCTACTTTTATGGCGCCATAGGGGCATTTGTCAACGCAGATGCCGCATTTTTTGCATTTGGATTCGTCGACAACAGAGATGATGGGTTCGATTTTCCATGTTTTTTTGGAGAGAACGGTTGCTGCTCGGGCTGCTGCTCCGCTTCCCTGCGAAACGCTTGAGGGAATATCTTTTAAGCCTTGGCAGGCACCCGCGTAAAAGACCCCGTCAGTGGGTGCGTCCATGGGTTTGAGTTTGGGGTGGCTCTCCATGAAGAAACCGTCTGCGCCTCTGGACAGGTTGATTATGCGTGCGATGTCGGCTGAGCCTTCTTTGGGGATGGCTGCGGTTGCTAAGACCACCATGTCAGCGTCCACTTCGATGGGGACACCAAGGTTAGCGTCTTCAGAGTGAATGACCATGCTGTGGGTTTTTGGGTCTTCATCGATTCGGCTGACTCGTCCCCGGATAAAGTTTACTCCGCGTTCTCTTGCGCGGTCATAAAATTCTTCGTAGCCTTTGCTTGGGCTTCGTATGTCCATGTAGAAAACGTAGACTTCTATGTCTTCCTTGTATTTTTCTTTGAGCTGTACAACGTGCTTGAGCGTGTACATGCAACAGAAGTTACTGCAGTAGGGATACTTGTTTTTGTCTCGGCTGCCAACGCACTGGATGAAAGCGATTTTACGGGGTTTTTTCCCGTCGGATTGCCTGATGACTTTGCCGCCGGTAGGTCCCGCAGCAAGAATAAGTCGTTCAAACTCCATAGAGGTGATGACGTTGGGGTATTTACCGTAGCCTAAAAGTGGCATATCGTAGGGTTCATAAACGTCAAAGCCTGTGGAGACAATAATTGTGCCTACTTCAATTTCGACTTCTTCGTCTTTTTGGGTAAAATCTATGGCTTGTCTTGGACCGCAAGCATCTACACATTTGAAGCATTCAATGCAGTAGTCTTTGTCGATTGCGTAGATTAGGGGCACTGCTTGGTCAAGGGGAACAGAAATGGCTCGGCGGGTGCCAAGGTTTAGGTCCCACTTGTTGGGGTACTCGACGGGGCAGACGTCTTTGCATTGCCCGCATCCCGTGCAGCGGTCATCAAGAATATAGCGTGCTCTCTTGCGGATTTTGACTTTAAAGTTACCTATGTAGCCGTCAACTTTGACTAGGTCTGAGTAAGCGAAAATTGTGATGTTTGGGTGTCTGACACAGTCCACCATTTTTGGACCTTCGATGCAGATGCTGCAGTCCAAAGTGGGGAAAGTTTTGTCTAATGCTGCCATGTGTCCGCCGATGCTTTGGGTGTTCTCAAGCAGGTAGACTTTGAAATCCATTTCTGCAAGGTCTAAGGCGGCGTTCATTCCTGCGATTCCACCGCCGATAACAAGTGCTTTTTTGGTTATGGGAACCTCTATGGTGTCAAGGGGCATCAAGAATCGGGCTTTTGCAACTGCCATGCGAACCGTGTCTTTTGCCCGCTCTGTAGCTTCCTGAGGCGCGTTTTGGTGGCACCATGAAGCGAATTCGCGGATGTTAGCCATCTCATAATAGAACGGGTTCAAGCCTGCTTCGCTAACAGTGCGCCTAAAAGTGGGTTCATGCATTCTGGGGCTGCAGGCAGCGATGACAACGCGGTTGAGTTTTTGGTCTTTGATTGCTTTTCGAATTTCTTCTTGCCCGGGGTCAGCGCAAGTGTAACGGTTCTCTTTCACAAAGACTACGTCAGGTATAGTTTTGGCGTAGTCAACTACTTGTTTGATGTCTACGGTTCCAGCGATGTTCAAACCGCAGTGGCAAACAAAAACGCCAATCCGCAAAGGTTCGGGTTGCTTAGCGGTTTCGTTTGTTTCCAATGTTTGTGGATTACTCATTCTAACGCGTCCTTAACAACAATTTTCCATTAGACCAGGTCTTTGGGCAGGCGGACAACAGCTTCACCCATCAACTTTTTTAATCTCACATATCAGCTTTTTTAATAAAGATATAAACGTTACTTGGAGCAGCCAATAATTCTCACGAAAAACAACCAATTACCTAATCACGTTTAAAGCCACACGCGCCAGCAAAAAAAGCAAAGTCTACAAATACTACCGCCGCAACAGCAGGACTAACAAACAAAAACAAATCAAAAAAAATAAACAAAAAGGAAAAGGGTGGCTATTTTGTTGGTTTTGTGTCGGTAGCTGCTTTGGCTGCTGGGACTGAAGTTGTTGTCGTGGTGTTGGCTGCTGGTTTTGGCATTGCTGCTCGGGCTGCTGCTTTGCGTTTTAGCATATTGTCTAAGAGTGGGAAGAGTTTTTTGTTTTCTTCTTTTATCTTGTCTTTGCCGATTGTCTGTAGCTGTGCGGTCATGTCTTTGACTATGCTGACGAATTTTTCTCCTTCAGCAGAGGACACGTAATCAACCCGTAGTCGTTCTGGGCTCAGCCCAAGTTTTTGCAGCATGTTAGATAAGGCGTCCATGCGTGCTTTCATCTTTACGTTTCCAGAGATGTAGTGGCAGTCGCTTGGAAGATGGCAGGCGGTTATCAGTACTCCTGCAGCTCCTTGCCTAAATGCGTCAATTACGAAGTCTCGGTCTACGCGTCCAGTGCACATTACCCGTATCGCTCTTGTCGTCGTCGGGTATTCAAGCCGGCTCGTCCCCGCTCGGTCCGCGCCGGCATAGCCTCACCAGTTACACATAAACGTTAATATTTTGTCTTCGGGGTTCTCCTCCAGAGCGGCGTGTATTTGTGAGGTTAATTGTTCGTCGGTGAAGTGTAGCTGCGTGAGGGCGTCTTGTGGGCATTCGGCTACGCAGGTTCCGCATCCGTGGCATTGGGCGGCGTTGATTTGGGCGGGTTGTCCAGGTGTGATGGTGATGGCTCCGAACGGGCAGCTTTTGGCGCATATGCCACAGGTTGAGGTTACGTTTTTGCATCTGTCGGGGTCGACTATGGAGACGATGGGTTCTATCTTCCAGCTTGGCTGTGAGAGTATGGTGGCGGCTCGGGCTGCTGCTCCGCTTCCTTGCGAGACGCTGTAGGGGATGTCTTTGGGTCCTTGGCACGCACCTGCTAAGAGCACTCCGTCCATGGGGGTGTCCATGGGTTTGAGTTTGGGGTGGCTCTCCATGAAAAAGCCGTCTGATCCGCGGGTTATGTGCAAGATGTTGCCTAGTTCTTCGGCTCCTTTGCTGGGTATGGCGGCGGTGCTTAGCACAACCATTTCCGCTTCAACTTCAAGGGGCTGCCCCAAAGTTGAGTCTTCTGCGCGTATGAACAGGTTCTTGGTTTTTGGGTCTTCCACGATCTGCGAGGGCTTACCGCGTATGAAGTTGATGCCCTTTTCGCGTGCTCGTCTGTAGAATTCTTCGTAGCCTTTGGCGGGAGTGCGCATGTCCATGTAGAAAATGTAGACTTCTACGTCGTCATGATAGTGCTCTTTGAGAAGTATAGCTTCTTTAAGACCGTACATGCAGCAGAAACCAGAGCAGTACTCGTACTTGTTTACGTCTCTTGAGCCGACACATTGGATTATAGCAACGGTTTTAGGCACTTTCCCATCAGAGGTGCGTATTACATGTCCTGTTGTTGGGCCACCTGAGGTGATGAGTCGTTCGAATTCCATGGCGGTTAGTACGTTGTCGTATTTGCCGTAGCCGTATCGGGGGTCGTCAGTTGGCATGTAAATGTCGCAGCCAGTTGTAACGATGATTGCTCCAACTTCTAGCTCCATTTCTTTTGGTTGTTGCTCGAAGTTGATGGCTCGGCGTGTTCCGCAGGCGTCTACGCATTTGAAGCACTCGATGCAGTAGTCCCGGTTAACTGAGTACACTAAGGGCACTGCTTGGTCAAACGGAATCGAGATGGCTTTTCGTACACCCAAGTTCATGTCGAACTCGTTGGGGTACTCAATTGGGCAGACGTCTTTGCATTCTCCACAGCCTGTGCATCTGTCGGCTATAACGTAGTTTGGGTTTTTGCGAACTTTGACTTTAAAGTTGCCTATGTAACCGTCGACGTTTAGTATGTCCGCGTTTGCTATCACTTGGACCTTAGGATGGCGCATTACCTCCACCATCCTAGGCCCTTCAATTCAAATGCTGCAGTCCAGAGTTGGGAAAGTCTTGTCGAGCTGTGCCATGTGGCCGCCTATGCTTTCTTGTTTCTCGACAAGGTAAACGTTGAATCCCATATTTGCTAAGTCTAAGGTGGCGTTGATGCCAGCGATGCCTCCGCCTATGACCAAGGCGTTTTTGTTTACGGGAACCTCCATGGTTTCAAGAGGCTTAAGCAGCCGTGCTTTAGCAACAGCCATCCGTACAGTGTCTTCTGCTTTTGCGGTGGCTTCTTTTGGGTTGTTGGGATGGCACCATGAAGAGAACTCGCGTATGTTCGCCATTTCAAAGAAGTACGGGTTTAAGCCTGCGTCGCTTACGGTTTTGCGGAAGGTCGGCTCGTGCATTCGGGGGCTGCAGGCGGCGACGACGACGCGGTTTAGTTTTTGGTCTTTGATTGCTTTTCGGATTTCTTCTTGTCCGGGGTCAGAGCAGGTGTAGCGGTTTTCTTTCACGAAGACAACGTCAGGTATTGTTTTGGCGTAGTCAACTACCTTTTTAACGTCTACCGTTCCGGCGATGTTGGAGCCGCAATGGCAGACGAAGACTCCCACGCGCAGAGGTTCTTCCTGCGGGGGGGCTTCGGCAGGTTTTTGTGTTTGTGGATTGCTCATTTTACAATCTCCTTGATTACCATTATTTTTTCTAGGGGACTCATCTTATCGTATAACCTCATCAGTTACGAATCGTTTGCTGACTAGGTTCTTTGCGTGCATGGAACATTTTGCCTTCAGCTCTTTTGCGGCGTCCATGGGGGAAGTTACACGCTCCAGCGCCTTGTTCCAAGTCCCAGAGCGAATTGGAGTGTGAAGCACCTTAGTGCGTTTAAGACTCAACGCCTCATCCTCGGGGCATACGACCTTGCAGGCGCCACAGTAGGTGCAGAACAGCTCGTTTGCCTGAACTTTTCCGTCTTTTAGTTCAAGAGCGCCGGGTATGGGGCAAACATCCAAGCAGTCGTGGCAGCCCTCGGGGCATTTGGATTGGTCAATGCAGATTTTGCCTTCAAATGTCTTGCGCACCTTAAGAAGACCAGGGGCACATTTGTATTCGCATACTCTGCAGGTTGGGCAGTACTCTTTTTTGATGTCTATTTGGGTTTTGACGTGGCGCCTTTGGCTGGGCAAGAGGGTGTCGAGGTTTTCTACGGGTTTTCCGTCGTAAGTGTTAGTGACTGTGATTAAGTCTAAAGGACAAGCGTCTTCGCAGCTGACGCATTCTGTGGGCGCGCACTTTGTTGTGTCCACTTTTATATCGCGGATTAACTCGGGGAAGCTTTCTTTGCTCAACACGTTGACGTTGGGTTCGCCGTTGATGGTTACTTTGATTGCGCCGTAAGGACAGATGACGTCGCAGATGCCACAGAATATGCATTTTTTCAAGTCAACGTCGACTTTGGCTTTCTGAGCTTTTTCTCCGTCAACCTTGGGTTGTTTGGTTACGGTTATGGCTTCTTTGGGACAGGCTAAACTGCAGATTTCACAGCCTACACAACGCGCTTTGTCAAGAGTTAACTTGTAATTCTTAACATGCAAAATCCATTCTAACGTTAAGGCTTCTGCCGTGTCTTTCTTTTGAGTTTGTAACGGCATATTTATCATTCACCAGCACACAGACATGAGATGCGCCGAGCTATATTCAACGCCCCATAATGTCTACTTGAATTTTGAGTGAGGTTTTTGTGATATAAAGATTGCTTGCGGATAAAGCGGAATCATACATAAACAGCATGGAAAACAGTTTTACATCAACTAGTAAAAAATAGTCATTCCTGATTTAAAACAGTTGTTACAACATAACACCGAAGTGTATCATCATCCCTAACGCGTACAACGTGCAACCCCACAGCCCCAAGCAAACCCAAAAAATCAGGCAACACAGTAACCCGCTTCAAACCCGTAACCACCACAAAACCCCCCAAAAAAGCAACCCGAACAAACTCGCGCAGCGCCACCAACGGCTCAGGCACATTTTGAAGAACCGTAAAAGCAAAAACTCCACCAAACACCCCCGCCCTAAAAGGCAAATAATCAGCATCCGCCAAAACAACACCAACATTCCCGCAGGCTTTGGCGCGTTTTTTTGCCTGAAGCAGCAACTCGCGCGAAACATCCACACCCACAACATCTTTAGCCTTGCCAGCTATGTGCTCAAAGAATAATCCTGTGCCGCAGCCCACATCCAAAACGGCGCTGTCAGGTTCCAAGTTAAGGTTGTCAAGGGCAGCTTGGTACTTGTCTGTTTGCTCTTGGCGGTAGCGTTGGTCATACATCTGCGCCGTCAAATCATAACGCTGCATTACAGTGCGTTTTTGCTTCCACGAATCCACAGTCTACACGCCTGCCTTCAAAATTCTTATGTACACTAGCGACTTCTAAAACAGTTTGGTTGAAAAACTTGTCGGAGCCCAAAAAAGCAAAGGTTCTAAAAAGCCCCCCGTTAGCGGAAGCGGCAGAAGCCATAGAGGAAGCATTGTCGCGAAGGCGCACCCTAATTGTTGCGGGAAGATGCAGCGTGCAGTATGATGGACGGGCGCGGTCTACTTTGGAGTTAGGCGAACGTCTGCTAATTATCAAGGAGGATGGCGCGTTGCTGGTTCATCGCCCCGTCGGGTACGAGCCTGTTAACTGGCAGCCCTCGGGAGGAGTTTTTCACGTGCAAATCAAAGACGAAACCGTGGAAGTGCAGGGAATTAGAAGAAAACCCCGCGAAAGCGTCAAAGTCACGTTTGAAGAAATCTTTATGGTCTCTGCATTAAAACTGCAGGATTCAGGAGAGTTTTTGCTGCACGCCACCGAACAAGACATGCACCGCGCCATACTACTCAAACCCGACCTTTTCGAAGAAGGCTTCAAACCCATAAGCTGGGAAAAGAAAGTCGAACCAGGATTTGTGGATATTTACGGCGAAGACCAAAACGGCAAACTCGTAATCATCGAAGTCAAACGCAAAACCGCAACCAAAGAAGCTGCCATACAACTCTGCAAATACATACAGCCCATCAAATCCAAAATAAACCGAGAACTACGAGGCGTCCTCGTCGCCCCAAGCCTAGGCAAAGACGTACAAGCACTCTTGGAGAAACAGGGCTTAGAATTCAAAGCCTTAGACCCCAAAAAATGCGCAGCAGCCCTCAAAAAAACCAGCACCACCAAACTCGAAACCTTCTTCAACCAAACCACAC is from Candidatus Bathyarchaeota archaeon and encodes:
- a CDS encoding hydrogenase iron-sulfur subunit, encoding MAFLCNWCSYAGADLAGISRCEYPANVRVVRVMCSGRVGKEFILEALRLGAGMVLVGACHLPYDCHYISGNYKMKDRTDALKNMLIKLGMSPERFRVEYVSAAEGIRYAEVITETNADLKALGKEKILAETEKLRPTLERMLKRNPTPTAPAAKPENKTATK
- a CDS encoding CoB--CoM heterodisulfide reductase iron-sulfur subunit A family protein, which translates into the protein MSNPQTQKPAEAPPQEEPLRVGVFVCHCGSNIAGTVDVKKVVDYAKTIPDVVFVKENRYTCSDPGQEEIRKAIKDQKLNRVVVAACSPRMHEPTFRKTVSDAGLNPYFFEMANIREFSSWCHPNNPKEATAKAEDTVRMAVAKARLLKPLETMEVPVNKNALVIGGGIAGINATLDLANMGFNVYLVEKQESIGGHMAQLDKTFPTLDCSIUIEGPRMVEVMRHPKVQVIANADILNVDGYIGNFKVKVRKNPNYVIADRCTGCGECKDVCPIEYPNEFDMNLGVRKAISIPFDQAVPLVYSVNRDYCIECFKCVDACGTRRAINFEQQPKEMELEVGAIIVTTGCDIYMPTDDPRYGYGKYDNVLTAMEFERLITSGGPTTGHVIRTSDGKVPKTVAIIQCVGSRDVNKYEYCSGFCCMYGLKEAILLKEHYHDDVEVYIFYMDMRTPAKGYEEFYRRAREKGINFIRGKPSQIVEDPKTKNLFIRAEDSTLGQPLEVEAEMVVLSTAAIPSKGAEELGNILHITRGSDGFFMESHPKLKPMDTPMDGVLLAGACQGPKDIPYSVSQGSGAAARAATILSQPSWKIEPIVSIVDPDRCKNVTSTCGICAKSCPFGAITITPGQPAQINAAQCHGCGTCVAECPQDALTQLHFTDEQLTSQIHAALEENPEDKILTFMCNW
- a CDS encoding 4Fe-4S dicluster domain-containing protein — protein: MPLQTQKKDTAEALTLEWILHVKNYKLTLDKARCVGCEICSLACPKEAITVTKQPKVDGEKAQKAKVDVDLKKCIFCGICDVICPYGAIKVTINGEPNVNVLSKESFPELIRDIKVDTTKCAPTECVSCEDACPLDLITVTNTYDGKPVENLDTLLPSQRRHVKTQIDIKKEYCPTCRVCEYKCAPGLLKVRKTFEGKICIDQSKCPEGCHDCLDVCPIPGALELKDGKVQANELFCTYCGACKVVCPEDEALSLKRTKVLHTPIRSGTWNKALERVTSPMDAAKELKAKCSMHAKNLVSKRFVTDEVIR
- a CDS encoding methyltransferase domain-containing protein, yielding MDSWKQKRTVMQRYDLTAQMYDQRYRQEQTDKYQAALDNLNLEPDSAVLDVGCGTGLFFEHIAGKAKDVVGVDVSRELLLQAKKRAKACGNVGVVLADADYLPFRAGVFGGVFAFTVLQNVPEPLVALREFVRVAFLGGFVVVTGLKRVTVLPDFLGLLGAVGLHVVRVRDDDTLRCYVVTTVLNQE
- the nucS gene encoding endonuclease NucS → MSEPKKAKVLKSPPLAEAAEAIEEALSRRRTLIVAGRCSVQYDGRARSTLELGERLLIIKEDGALLVHRPVGYEPVNWQPSGGVFHVQIKDETVEVQGIRRKPRESVKVTFEEIFMVSALKLQDSGEFLLHATEQDMHRAILLKPDLFEEGFKPISWEKKVEPGFVDIYGEDQNGKLVIIEVKRKTATKEAAIQLCKYIQPIKSKINRELRGVLVAPSLGKDVQALLEKQGLEFKALDPKKCAAALKKTSTTKLETFFNQTTP